One Thalassotalea hakodatensis DNA segment encodes these proteins:
- the ahpC gene encoding alkyl hydroperoxide reductase subunit C gives MAQIGKSIPEFTAQAFHNGEFVEVSTESVKGKWSIFLFYPADFTFVCPTELEDMANQYEELQKLGVEVYAVSTDTHFSHKAWHDSSDAIGKIKFPMIGDQTGNITRGFDVMIEEDHMAHRGTFLADPDGIIQVAHIHAGGIGRSAKDMVRNVKAAQYVRENDGEVCPAAWEQGEATLTPSLDLVGKI, from the coding sequence ATGGCTCAAATAGGAAAATCAATACCAGAATTTACCGCTCAAGCATTTCACAATGGCGAATTCGTTGAAGTATCAACTGAAAGCGTAAAAGGAAAATGGTCAATCTTTTTATTTTACCCTGCTGACTTTACGTTTGTATGCCCAACAGAACTTGAAGATATGGCGAATCAATATGAAGAATTACAAAAATTAGGTGTTGAAGTATATGCAGTATCTACCGATACACACTTTTCACATAAAGCTTGGCATGACTCTTCAGATGCTATCGGTAAAATAAAATTCCCAATGATTGGCGATCAAACAGGCAATATTACTCGTGGTTTTGATGTCATGATTGAAGAAGATCACATGGCACATCGCGGTACATTCTTGGCTGATCCAGATGGCATCATACAAGTTGCACATATTCATGCAGGGGGAATTGGCCGAAGCGCTAAAGACATGGTGCGAAATGTAAAAGCAGCTCAGTATGTTCGTGAAAATGACGGTGAAGTATGCCCTGCCGCATGGGAACAAGGCGAAGCAACCTTAACACCGAGCTTAGATTTAGTCGGTAAAATTTAA